CGGCAGGGACTATTCAAGCGCAGAACCTGCAACTGCACTTCGATCCCCGTCATTCATTGTATGGAGATAAGATAGGTGCTCCTGTCAATTATCTTACCGCTACCTTTGAGATGTTTAAACCCGACCAGTGGGGAAGTACTTTCATGTTCGTGGATTTCGATTTCAATTTCGATAAACGTAATCCCGGACTTGCTTATGCTGAGATAGCCCGCGAATTTAAGATTGGTGATTTTCCTTTACTGCCCCATATTGAATACAATGGTGGATTGGGATTAGTAAGAGGGTCGGATGGCGTTGGTTTTTCCATTCCAAGTTCTTATCTGGGTGGATTTGGTTATCCGTTCCAACTGGGTAATTTTTTCATGAGTACTTACGTGGCTTATAAACTGAATGCTTTCCAGGAGTTAAGCCATGATGCGCAGTGGACACTTACATGGAACTCTACCCTTGCCGGAGGTAAGCTTTCACTGGCCGGTTTCCTGGATATCTGGAGTGAAAACAAGAACCGTACCGGAGAAGGGGACGAAAAGGGCAAGAAGATGGTTCTGTTGAGTGAACCCCAGATATGGTACAATATTACACCCCAATTTGCTATTGGAAGCGAGGTGGAGGTGAGTTATAATTTCGTTATCGGGGCAAATAGCTTTTATGCTATCCCTACGATAGCGACCAAGTGGAATTTTTAATCTAAATCCCATAAAATCATGCTGGAAAAATTATTCAAACTGAAACAAAATAAAACCACTGTACGCACGGAACTCGTGGCGGGAGTCATTACTTTCCTTACCATGTCTTATATCCTGGTAGTAAATCCAAATATTCTGGGAGCAACCGGGATGGACAGGGAAGCCCTTTTTACCGCGACGGCATTTGCTACTCTACTGGGTACACTCTTTATGGCATTTATCCCTAATTTGCCGATTGCACAGGCACCCGGTATGGGGTTGAACTCCTTTTTCGCTTTTTCTGTAGTGATAGGACTGGGTTATTCCTGGCAAATGGCGTTGACGGCTGTTTTCATTCAGGGGATCATCTTCGTGCTTCTCACCTTCTTCAATATCCGTGAACTGATCGTGAAAAGTATCCCTAACACCATTAAAAATGCCATTCCTGTGGGTATTGGCCTCTTTATTACGCTTCTAGGCTTGCAGAATGCGGGGTTGATCGTGAAAGATGAAAATACGATGGTCACCCTGGGTGCCATGTCTAATCCTCACGTATGGGTAGCTTTGTTAGGACTTATCCTCACTGCGGTACTCTTTTACAAAAAGGTGCATGGTGCTTTCCTGATCGGTATTGCTACAGCCACCATCTTCGCCATTACTTTGGGAGAAGTGCCTATGCCGGAAGGTAGCCTGATAGCTCTTCCACCCGATATCTCACCCATTTTTGTGCAATTTGAATGGACAAATATTTTTACATTTGATATGCTGATTGTGGTATTCACCTTCCTTTTCGTGAACATGTTTGATACCATAGGCACTCTGTTGGGGGTGACCTCGAAAATAGGTATTACCGATGAGAACGGTGACTTCCCCCAATTGAAACGTGCGCTCTTTGCCGATGCATTGGGTACCACCTTCGGCGCTATATTGGGAACCAGCACGGTGACCTCTTATGTGGAAAGTGCCTCAGGAGTAGCTGTGGGAGGCCGTACCGGATTGACCGCCCTTTCCACTGCGGCCATGTTCGCCCTGGCGCTGTTCTTTGCGCCCCTCTTCCTGATGGTTCCGGCTTCGGCTACAGCTCCTGCATTGATCCTGGTCGGATTATTTATGATCACTTCCGTAGTGAAGATCAATTTCGAGGATATGACTGAGGCGTTACCCGCATTCCTCACCATCGTGATGATGCCGTTCGCTTTTAGTATTGCCCAGGGAATTGTCTTCGGTATGCTCTCTTTTGTCATCCTGAAAACATTGAGCGGGAAGTTGAAGCACATATCGATCACCATGTGGGTGATTTTCGTGCTCTTTATCGTGAAGATGGTACTCGATGCAATGGATATGGTGTAAATAGGGCAGTCCGCACAATCGCTTGTATATGTCGGCTGAAATGACTATTTTTGCGCTCTAAATCAATATAAAATCATAACAATTAATATTTTATGGCAACAACTGCTGATTTCAGGAACGGAATGTGCATCGATCTGGAGGGCCAGTACTATTTCATCGTGGAGTTTCTTCATGTGAAGCCGGGTAAAGGTGCTGCTTTTGTCCGTACTAAACTGAGGAATGTGACTACGGGCCGTATCCTCGAAAAAACATTCAACTCGGGAGTAAAAGTAGATGAGGTACGTATTGAACGTCGTCCTTTCCAGTATCTTTACCGCGATGATATGGGATATAATTTCATGAATACTGAAACTTTTGAACAGATACCTATTCCCGAAGAGCAGATCGAAGGGGTGAAATTCCTGAAAGAAGGCGATGTGGTGGAAGTACAGATCCATGCCGAAAGTGGGACTATCCTTACGGCGGAGATGCCTGCACATGTGGTGCTTGAGGTGACTTATACCGAGCCGGGCATCAAAGGCGATACCGCTACTAACACGCTGAAACCCGCTACTGTGGAAACAGGAGCAGAAGTACGTGTGCCTCTCTTTATTAATACAGGAGAAAAGATCAAGGTAGATACCCGTGATGGTTCATACGTTGAGCGTATCAGAGGGTAGTTGTATATAGCTTCAGGCTTATGGATTTCTGCTATACATTCGATTTTCTTGCCCGGTTGCAGATAAATAACGACCGCAACTGGTTCCATGAGCATAAATTCGAGTATGATCAAATCCGGGCCGATTTTGAAAACTTTATTAACAGGCTCATTGTGCCGCTTGCTCAACTCGATCCGGATATCGGATCGGTTACGGCCAATGAGTCTGTTTTTCGTATTTATCGCGATACCCGTTTCTCTCACGATAAAACACCTTATAAAACCCATCTCAGTGCCTTTATAGCAAACGGGGGAAAGAAAACCCGGTTTGCAGGCTACTATATCCATATTCAACCGGACGAATCATTCTTTGCCGGTGGTATTTATAGTCCCGACCCGGCTGCTTTGGAATCCATCAGAAACGAAATTTATCATCAGCCTGAGGAGATACGGAGTATTCTTGATAATCGGAAGTTCAAAAAAACTTTCCCCGAACTGTCTGCTGAAGATAGGCTTAAAAATCCTCCAAAGGGTTATCCGAAAGATTTCAAGGAAATCGAACTATTGAAAAATAAACACTTTATTACCCATTATCCTCTTGAAAATGAGTTTTTCCAACAAGAAGGGGTGATCCACCGGCTTGTGGAACTCTGCAAAATACAATATCCCCTTAATGCGTTTTTGAACAGGGCTGTGAAAGGTTGATAATTCTTGAAATGATTTTCTGTACTGGCTTTTATGCTGTAACAACATTGTTTGTAACAAAGCTGTTTGTAATTTTGGGTATAATATATATTGTTTGATAATCTGAATAATATGCAAATCATTCTTTCACCTGCCAAATTGATGGACTTTTCCGGTAAAACGGGAGGCATAAAACCCTCAAAACCGTTATTCCCGGAAAGAACCAAAGAATTGATAGCTGTATGCCGGCGACTGTCGGAAAGGGAGATTGCAACGGAAATGGAGATCAACGCCAAAATGGCGCATGAAGTATATGAATATTTCCAGACGTTTGATCTCCGGTCTACTCCGAAACAATCGGCCGCACTCGCGTATAACGGTATTGCTTATAAGGGTTTGAATGCCCATGATTTTTCTGCGGAAGATTTCGATTTCGCGCAGCGGCATCTCAATATCATCTCCGGATTATACGGTATTGTCCGTCCGCTGGATGCAATTAAACCTTACCGGCTCGAGATGCAGCGGAAAATTGTGCCGCAAGGATATAAGACACTCTACGATTTCTGGGGAGATACGGTCAATGATCATCTCTCTAAAAAACTCCGGAAAGGAGATAAAACCATCATCAATGTAGCATCCAAAGAGTACGCCAAGGTAGTCAGGAAAAACAAGTTGCCGAAAGGGACGAAAATCATTGATATCCAGTTTCTGCAGCAGGAAAATGACACATTGAAGCAGATTGTGGTGCATTCCAAGAAAGCACGCGGTTTGATGTCCCGTTTTATCATTAAAAACAGGTTGATTGATCCGGAGGAGGTGAAGGGTTTCGATTATGAGGGATATTTTTTCTATCCGGCCCTTTCGAAAGAGGATACCTGGGTGTTTGTGAGATAAACTAAAAACTAAAAGTTAATAGTGAGGAACTAATCGGGATTTTCTTTGTATATTTGCTCTGTTTACTCCGGAAATTAGCCGTTATGAGCAAGTTAAGTATCAAGCAATGGGCGGAGGAAGACCGTCCCCGTGAAAAATTACTGCTGAAAGGAGTTTCAGTACTTTCCGATTCGGAACTTCTGGCAATCCTTATCGGCTCGGGCAACGATAAACAAAGTGCTGTGGAGCTGGCACAGCATATTTTGTCGGAAGCCGGTAATGACTTGAACCAGTTGGCGCGGATGAGTGTGTCAGATCTGATGAATAATTTCCGGGGAATTGGTCAGGCCAAAGCGGTTACTTTAATAGCCGCACTTGAGTTGGGACGACGGAGAAAGACCGTTGAAACGCCCCGAAAGAAGAAAATCACTTCGTCGAGGGTTGCCTATGAGCATTTCTATCCTCTGCTTTCCGACTTGAACCATGAGGAGACATGGGCATTGCTGACCGACCGGTCGAATAAGGTGTTGAGTTCTATTCAGGTGAGCCGTGGCGGCATCTCGGGAACGGTAGTAGATATACGGTTGGTGCTGAGGGAGGCGCTCAGCCGGTATGCATCCGGGATTATTCTTGGACACAATCATCCCTCAGGACAATGCCGGCCAAGCCCCCAGGATACGCATCTAACCAAAAAATTAAAAGAGGCTGCCCAGTGGATGGATATCTCTCTGCTCGACCATATTATCGTCTGTGGAGAAAACTATTTCAGTTTTGCGGATGAAGGAATTATCTGAAGCAACTAAACAATATGCCGGGCAATCGGTTTAATAAAAAAAATGAGATTATGAACGAAGAATTACAAGCTTTACAAGATAAAATAGTGGTGATGCTCCGTACGGTGTATGACCCCGAAATCCCTGTGAATATTTATGACCTGGGAATGATTTATGATGTGGATATCGATGAAGAGAATAATGTGGCCATTGAGATGACCTTTACCTCTCCCAGTTGTCCCGCAGCCGATTATATCCTGATGGATGTGCAGTTGAAGGTGGAATCGATCCCCGAAGTGAATAAAGTAGATCTGAATCTTACTTTCGATCCCCCATGGGACCGGTCGATGATGAGCGAAGAAGCATTGTTGGAACTGGGAATGATGTAGGACAGGTTAAAGGGATTGTTGAATAATTGACTGTGAGAGATAAAATCTATTTTCTTGCCGATGCCCATCTAGGATCCAAATCGCATGGCGACTCCATTGAGACGGAACGAAAACTATGCCGCTGGCTCGATAGCGTGAGGGATGATGCTGCTGTAATTTTTCTGATGGGAGATATCTTTGACTACTGGTATGAATACCGGTATGTGGTACCAAAGGGTTTTACACGTTTGCTGGGTAAGCTGGGCGAGATGACCGATTCGGGAATAGAAATCCATTTCTTTACAGGGAATCATGACCTATGGCTGACCGACTACCTCTCTAAAGAGTGTGGATTAATCCTTCATCTGGAACCCTATATCACCGAGTTGAAAGGGAAGAAGTTTTTTCTTGCCCATGGTGATGGGTTGGGTGACGACTCCCGTTCGTTTCATCTTCTCCGGAAACTATTTCACAGTAAATTCCTTCAGAAATGTTTTTCAGGCATTCATCCCAGATGGACCATCCCGTTGGCACACACCTGGTCGAACAGCAGCCGTGAGAGTGGGGGTGTAGTACCTTATCTGGGGGAAGACCGGGAGCATTTGGTCCGTTTTGCGAAAAATAAGTTGAAAGTGATTCCTGATATCAACTACTTTATATTTGGACACCGTCACGTTTTACTCAACCTTCCCATCGCTGAGCAGAGCCGCGTGATCATGCTGGGCGACTGGATCACTCTTTTTTCCTATGCGGAATTTGATGGTGAGGGTGTAGAGTTAAAACAATTCCTCTAAGTGGGGCCGCTATTGTTTCCACTTTCTGCTATATCCTTAGTCGCTGAAAGAAATCCCATATCACAATTCCTGCAGTCACTGATACGTTGAGGGAATGTTTGGTGCCGTATTGGGGGATCTCAATGCATCCGTCCGATGCATCAATTACCTCTTGTGCGACACCATGCACTTCATGACCGAAGATCACCGCATATTTTTTTTCTTTATCCAATTCAATATTCTCCAGCGAGATGCTGTTTTCAGCCTGCTCAATGGAGAAGACGATATATCCCTCTGCTTTCAATACTTCTACAGCCGAAAGAGGCTCCTCGAAGTAACGCCATTGTACCGAATCTTCAGCACCAAGAGCTGTTTTGTGAATTTCCGCGTCGGGTGGTGTGCCGGTGATGCCACAGAGTAAAATCTCTTTTATCCGGAAGGCGTCCCCGGTACGGAATACCGACCCTATGTTATGCCGGCTCCGTACATTGTCGAGCACGACAGCCAGTGGTATCTTCTCTGCTTCCCGAAATTCCTCGACGGAGATGCGGCTGAGTTCTTCTATCTTTAGTTTTCGTCGTTGCATAAAGAATAAAATTGTCTATTTTAGCACTGCACGAATCACAAACCAGACGTGATGGAAAAGGGTGGAGATATGTCCGTAATATTTTGCCATAATACGGTAACGTTCTTTCAAAGAAGCTTTGTGATTGGCCGTGGTCATCCCTTCGTTCAGGTAGTTGACCAGTGTGAGACGGGTATTGTGGATAGAGATGGCTTTTTTCATCATGCGGATACACCAGTCGAAATCGGAAGAGAAGCGGTAAGAGAGGTCATAAGGCTCCGTCAATTCCCGTTTCACAATAAAAGCCTGATGACAGACCAGCATTCCCTGTTTAAAACTCTTCCATGTGAGCCTGCCGGGTGCTTTCAGTCGGCGCATATGGAGAAAGCTGCCTTTATCATCCACAATGGCTGTCTCTCCATAGAGGATATCCGGTGGCTTGTTCCTGTCGAATGACTGCATCATTCTTTCCACTGTATCCGGTGCATAGAAGGTATCGCCCGCATTCAGGAAGCAAAGATAATCGCCCGAGGCCATCCCGATGGCTTTGTTCATGGCGTTGTACAGGCCCTGGTCGGGTTCACTGATCCATCTTAACCTCTTTTGTACAGTTGTCCGGTTTAGAATACTCCCCTCCTTTTGTATGTTCAAATCTCCCTCTGAATATTCCTGTATTATCCTTAATGTTCCGTCGACCGATGCTCCATCTACAATCAAATGCTCCAGATGGGGATATGTCTGTTCCTGCACGCTTTTCAGTGTGCGTTCAACCGTTTTCTCGGCGTTCCAGGTGACGGTGATGACGGATAGTTTCATTATTTTCGGGCGTATATAGCAATGTACGAAGATAATAATTTCCCTTTTACAGGGAATAGTTTGAGGGCATAGCTCAACATCTTAACCCATTTTCTCCTCTTTTGATTTTCCGGCTTTGGTTCGAGCCAGACCATTGGTTTTCCGAGATAATCTACAGAAACATCATAAAGATTGAATGACTGCATGATCTCTTTCAGGTAGGGTATTTTCATCGATTGCAGATTGTGGGAGTCCAGGTTTTCCCTGTCGAACCGTCGCTGGAGTTCTCCGTTCAGACCCAGGAAGTTGGGGATGATTATCAACAACTGCCCTTTTTCTGAAAGTAGATCAATATGTCGGGCAATTGCATCCCGTGTATCTTCGAAATGTTCGATAAAACCGGACGAAAAAACCACATCATATTTTTTTTCTGATGAAAATGCAAAGAAATCGTTGTCGATGCATTGGATGGTTCCTTCCGGCAAATCATTGATTTTCTCAAAATTGCGGACAATCTCTTTGTTGATGTGGTAATCGAGTATGGTTACGTTCCGGATGCCTCGACGGTAGAAATAGGCAGCATTTACCCCCGGAAAGCCGCCAATCTCGATAAAGTTTATTCCCCTTGTCAGCTTCGGCATGAACCTTTCGAACACCACTTTTTTTGGTATCTTGTCGTATTGGTAATTCTTCCAATAGTTGTCCCAGTATTCTTTATCGGTTATACTGTTATTCTCCTTCATACTCGTAAATTTCCTTGTATTGTTGTGCGACTTTCTCCTGTGAGTATTCCTCTGTCACTTTCCCCCGGGCGTTGATGGAGAGCGTTTCGAAATCGGCCTCAAACAATGTCCAGATCAGTCCGTTTGCCAAATCCCGTGCGTTTCTGTATTCAGCCACGTATCCGTTCTTCCGGTGATCGATCATTTCCGGAATTCCCCCGATATGAAAACCTACACAAGGCGTGCCGCAGGCCATTGCCTCCATAATGGTATTGGGCAAGTTCTCATAGAGGGAGGGAGTGACGAACAGGTCGACGGCATTATAGAGTTCCGGCATCTGTCGGGGAGAAATATATCCCATACTCCTTGCCGGCAGGGCAAGTTGTTTTTCTATCTCTTCCCCCCCGCCTCCTGCAATAAGAAAAAGCAGGTTTTCCGAATGGTGTGCCATCAATCCGGCTGCCTCCACCAGATAGTCCATCCCTTTGCGCTTGTCGGCTACCTTCACTGCCGCGAACAGGATAATCTTTTTATCAAGTGGCAAATTCAGTTTTTTACGTATTTCGCTTTTATCCATTGGACAGTAGGTGCCGGTATCGATAGGATTGGGGATAGAAGTGACCCTCTGTCCCCATGTAAGGGGGCTCTGCCCGGCCAACTCCCGTAACCAGTGGCTACATGCTGTAAAAGTGATATTGCCGGTTAAGTAGGCAGAATGCTTCCGTTTGAAAATAATATGTGAGAGGTCGTTTCGGGAGGGTGTCCTCAGATAAGGACAATGCCCGCACCCGAAAGTATAGGCGTCACAGGCGCCGGCATGGTGGCAGATGCCGGTAAACGGCCACATATCGTGCATTGTCCATACCACTTTTTTCCCGGAGGAAAGGATTTTTCCTATCTCTTTGATGGAGAGCATCCCCTGGTTTATCCAATGTAGATGGATAACGTCAGCCTCTTTGAATTCGGGAAGTTTTGTAATCGATACTCCCGTATTGGCGATTGAGACATCGAACAGGTTTTCTCTTGACAGGCGATTGTAAAGATAAATAACACCACGTTCCCAATAGAACCGGAACGTATTCCTCTTTTTGCTTCCCGCAGTAAATACTGCCGTGTCACTTCCCAGTTTGGCACGCACTACCATCGAGGCATCGCATCCTGCATGGCGCACTGCATGTAATAAACGGGTTGCGGCTATGGCCGCTCCTCCCTGTATATCGTATGTACTGATAAAAAGTACTTTCATTTCCGGATATTCAAACGTAAGATTACAAAAATAGTGAATTTATAATTATCCTCTTGGATATATTTACCGAGATAGCCAAAAAAGATCTACTCTATGGATAATATCCAATGATGTTTAGTAAAACCGATACTTCCCGTAACAAAAAGTTGCGTATTTTTGCAGGATGATTTGAGATCGTCTGAATGTAATTGGACTACCCTGTTTATTAATCTATATCGTAAATGGCTGATTCCGCACTGAAGAAAAAAACAACCCGTTCGCTTTTCTGGAGCTTTATTGATAAGTTCGGGCAGCAGATACTCAACTTTGTGAGTATGCTGGTGCTGATGAATATCGTGGTGCCGGATGCTTACGGATTGATCGGGTCGCTGGCTGTATTTACAGCGTTCTCCACTATTCTTGTCGACAGCGGTTTCGGTAGATCATTGTTGAACCGGAAAGAGGTTTCTCCGGCCGAATACAGCTCCATTTTTTATTTTAACGTAGTATTGGGTGTTTTTATATATCTGCTCCTTTTCTTTCTTAGCCCGTTGATTGCCGGCCTGTTCAATGCTCCGGCGCTGATTCCGGTTACGAGAGGCTTGTTCCTGGCTCTTATCTTCAATGCTTTCGGGTTGATACCTTTAGTGGTTCTGACTAAAAATGCCGATTTTAAAAGACTTACGAAAGCCAATATACTGGCTTTGTTTATAGCAGATGTGGTTGCCATTGTTCTGGCTCTTACCGGACATGGTGTTTGGGCATTGGTTGCCCAAATCGTTTTATATGCATTTTTCAGGACGATATTTATGTGGCTGTATTCACCATGGAGGCCGGTTGCGGAATTCAGTCTTGGCCGGTTAAGATCCTTTTTCGGATTCAGTTATAAATTACTGTTGTCGTCGATGATTTCCACCACGGTGAATAACATCTATCCAAGCCTTATTGCCGTGTTCTACCCGATGAACCAGGTGGCATTCTTCAATCAGGCAAAGAAATACCAGGAAATACCTTTTCTGACGCTTTCCAACACTTTCCGGTCGGTAGGCATGGTAATCTTGTCGGAGATCAACGATCAGACGGAGCGCTTGAAGAGGGTAGTGAGAAAGCTGATCAAATCGATTGCTTTTCTCTCATTCCCAATAGCTTTCTTAATGATACTGATTGCCGAGCCCGCTTTTTATATCTTGTTTAAGGAGAAGTGGTTGGCTTCAGTGCCTTATTTTCAGATATTGACATTGGCCGGAATGCTACTGCCTTTTACCATTATTTTTAACGAGTTATTCATCGCAAAAGAACGATCTGCTTTTTTTCTGGGGCTTGAAGTTGTAAAAGGAGTTCTATTGCTCCTGTTAATTCTTCTCTTTTTTTCGAAAGGTATTATGGGGTTGGCTATCAGTTGGGTTGTATATATGATTGTGACGTTAATTTTGTCGGTGGTTTTTTCGGGAAAAGTTATTCAATATTCACTTCTTGATTTTGTGAAGGATACATTTCCCTATTTCTTTATGGCTGTAATCAGTACGGGAGTTTCCTATTTTTCCACTCGTAATATTGGGAGCGATATTCTTTTTGTTGTTATAAATCCGGTGTTGATTGTGTTATTCTATATTGGGTTATGTAAGTTATTCAGATTGGAGATGACAGGAGAAATTGAACAATGGTTTGCGGCAAGAAAAAAGAAAAAAGTATCAAATGAATATTGAAAATCAAATAAATATAAAAACTCCGAGAGTTTAATCACAAACCACCGGACATAGAATTAATTTAAAATAATATTTGTTCAATGAAAAAATTGCTTGAAGAAATCGGGAAAAAACTAGGATATAAGTATTTTCGTTATGGGATTCCATATCAATTAGAATGTAAAAAACACAAAAATGAGATTGATTATTTGAAATCTGTTTTGGCAGATGATTTGTCGAGAGATGTATTGAATGCCGCCATTAAATGCAGAATGACGCGAAATTATAAATATCTCAAACCGTTTTACGATACCAATAATACCAAAGAATTGATGTTGAATTCTGGATATACTGTGTGTTTTGATCCGTCACAGTATTTTCCCAAAGATATTATCAATCTTTCAACAGAAGAGGTTTTTATAGATGGTGGTGGATTTGTTGGCGATACAGCTTTGAATTTTATCGGACAGACTGCCGGATATTTTAATAAAATACACATATTTGAACCTATTAAACGTAATTGTGAGCAAATCAGAAAAAACATAACAAATTTATCCGATAAAGTAATTTTGCATAATTTGGGGTTGTATTCTTCCTGTGAAGAAACTTTTTTTGAAGATTCAGGCAGTGGCTCCCGCATTGGTAAAGGTAAAGAGTTAGTAAAACTTGTGGCATTAGACAATTATTTTTCCGAACAGGAACGTAGTGAAATCACATATATTAAATTGGATGTTGAGGGTGCAGAAATGTCAGCTCTTGAAGGGATGCAAGATACAATTATAAAATACAATCCTAAATTAGCAATTTGCATATACCATAAACCGGCAGATTTATGGGAATTGCCACTGTATATCCATAAACTAAACCCCAAATACAATCTTTATATCAGGCAACACCACCCTGTTAATGAAACAGTTTTATATGCTGTATAGAGTAGAGTTTTTTTTAATGCCTGAGCCCCTAACTCTTCAAAAAAGATATTGTATTCTTTCCCGAAACAAGTTTTCTTCTATGGAAGGGCAATGCAGCCGGAAATTGGTGTAGGACGATGTGCAGGTTCTGTCAAATTTTTAAATGTCTTTTGATTCTTCGTCTTACTTTTGCCCAAAACGAATAGGTCTTGTTATGATATCTTTCTATTGATTTTCGTGCTGCCTTATTTTCTTCTATTACCGGAATATTGATGGTTAGTCTATCGGTATATAGCTGAGTAGTGTAAATGTCCTGAAGGCCACTATGTATGCCACTCCCGTCGAATCCGATATTTCTTACCAACGATCTTCCGGCATTGACCGAAAGCATATCTTTCAGAAACAAGGAAGCATTCCAGCGGATGGCCCATGAATTGTTTTTCCCATTTACTTGTCTTTGTAACATCCGGGTATAGGGGTATTTGCCATTGAAGTCAAACAATCTGGATAGATTGCGACTTTTTATTTCGTTTAATAGTGCTTCTCCGTCAGGGTTGAATTCTTTCCATGCCCTTTTCCAGGTAGCCCAGCCCCAACTTCCTGTCCACTTTATCAAAAAGGTTTCCGGCAATTCCGGAAGAGGGTAGCAATATCCATGTATATGTCC
This window of the Proteiniphilum saccharofermentans genome carries:
- a CDS encoding glycosyltransferase family 4 protein, with translation MKVLFISTYDIQGGAAIAATRLLHAVRHAGCDASMVVRAKLGSDTAVFTAGSKKRNTFRFYWERGVIYLYNRLSRENLFDVSIANTGVSITKLPEFKEADVIHLHWINQGMLSIKEIGKILSSGKKVVWTMHDMWPFTGICHHAGACDAYTFGCGHCPYLRTPSRNDLSHIIFKRKHSAYLTGNITFTACSHWLRELAGQSPLTWGQRVTSIPNPIDTGTYCPMDKSEIRKKLNLPLDKKIILFAAVKVADKRKGMDYLVEAAGLMAHHSENLLFLIAGGGGEEIEKQLALPARSMGYISPRQMPELYNAVDLFVTPSLYENLPNTIMEAMACGTPCVGFHIGGIPEMIDHRKNGYVAEYRNARDLANGLIWTLFEADFETLSINARGKVTEEYSQEKVAQQYKEIYEYEGE
- a CDS encoding lipopolysaccharide biosynthesis protein; this translates as MADSALKKKTTRSLFWSFIDKFGQQILNFVSMLVLMNIVVPDAYGLIGSLAVFTAFSTILVDSGFGRSLLNRKEVSPAEYSSIFYFNVVLGVFIYLLLFFLSPLIAGLFNAPALIPVTRGLFLALIFNAFGLIPLVVLTKNADFKRLTKANILALFIADVVAIVLALTGHGVWALVAQIVLYAFFRTIFMWLYSPWRPVAEFSLGRLRSFFGFSYKLLLSSMISTTVNNIYPSLIAVFYPMNQVAFFNQAKKYQEIPFLTLSNTFRSVGMVILSEINDQTERLKRVVRKLIKSIAFLSFPIAFLMILIAEPAFYILFKEKWLASVPYFQILTLAGMLLPFTIIFNELFIAKERSAFFLGLEVVKGVLLLLLILLFFSKGIMGLAISWVVYMIVTLILSVVFSGKVIQYSLLDFVKDTFPYFFMAVISTGVSYFSTRNIGSDILFVVINPVLIVLFYIGLCKLFRLEMTGEIEQWFAARKKKKVSNEY
- a CDS encoding FkbM family methyltransferase, translating into MKKLLEEIGKKLGYKYFRYGIPYQLECKKHKNEIDYLKSVLADDLSRDVLNAAIKCRMTRNYKYLKPFYDTNNTKELMLNSGYTVCFDPSQYFPKDIINLSTEEVFIDGGGFVGDTALNFIGQTAGYFNKIHIFEPIKRNCEQIRKNITNLSDKVILHNLGLYSSCEETFFEDSGSGSRIGKGKELVKLVALDNYFSEQERSEITYIKLDVEGAEMSALEGMQDTIIKYNPKLAICIYHKPADLWELPLYIHKLNPKYNLYIRQHHPVNETVLYAV
- a CDS encoding glycosyltransferase family protein, whose amino-acid sequence is MSLSPILLFTYNRPSHTLQTLKALQDNALCSKSELFIFSDGYKNETDKKDVEAVREIIRPIEGFKAVHLIENTHNVGLAKNIIDGVTKVIEEYGKVIVIEDDLSTSPYFLTFMNEALDMFENENRIGHIHGYCYPLPELPETFLIKWTGSWGWATWKRAWKEFNPDGEALLNEIKSRNLSRLFDFNGKYPYTRMLQRQVNGKNNSWAIRWNASLFLKDMLSVNAGRSLVRNIGFDGSGIHSGLQDIYTTQLYTDRLTINIPVIEENKAARKSIERYHNKTYSFWAKVRRRIKRHLKI